From Haloglomus litoreum, the proteins below share one genomic window:
- a CDS encoding DEAD/DEAH box helicase, with translation MAATDAEGGTDYLDRPLLVPGFLEDRSYQTELADASCDGHTLVCLPTGLGKTTVSLLVTAHRLAEYGGKALMLAPTKPLVEQHAAFYREALEIPDDEIVVFTGEVSPDDRAAVWNDARVVMATPQVIENDLVGNRIDLGPVVHCTFDECHRATGDYAYNYIAERYHSDADRPLVTGMSASPGGDEEEILIVCRNLGIDDVEVMTEADADVAEHTYETEVDWTHLDLPDEVLEIRDALNDVIAERLEQLKQLGVTNSTDPSMSQKQLNAIRAKLQELINNGQSEGYEGMSAHAEIMKLRRAVELVETQSVESLRRYFDRQRNAARSSGASKAAQRFVSEPRVKEAMRKAEDFDDLHPKFRKTRLLLAETLGIQDGERVIVFTESRDTAESLTEFLSESFDVRRFVGQGDKEGSDGMTQTEQKDTLAAFRNGEFEVLVSTSVAEEGLDVPDVDLVLFYEPVPKGVRSIQRKGRTGRAQEGRVVVLIANDTRDEAFYWISKNEEQKMEEELRKLKGAEADIEAELDDSQQSLESFAGEEADRDGEEEDDGDDAEAADAESSEPAPERTNGSDSQPGLADFAGTEDGSDEDEDAASDDPAPEDEAEGLVATAGGDPDAEDIEIVADQRELDSHIARDLSKRDGVTTRLETLAVGDYVLSDRVAVERKSVDDFLDTLLGNDRSMFDQVGDAARHYARPVVILEGDGLYEKRNVHPNAIRGALSSLAVDFGASVLQTRDTDETADLLEVIARREQDRDDREVQVHGEKSSKTLAEQQEYVVSSVAEVGPVTARALLDHFGSVEAVMTADADALKEVSGVGDVTATRIREVVSGEYDPSAQK, from the coding sequence ATGGCGGCCACGGACGCCGAGGGCGGGACCGACTACCTCGACCGGCCACTGCTGGTGCCGGGCTTCCTCGAGGACCGCAGCTACCAGACCGAACTGGCCGACGCCTCATGCGACGGCCACACGCTGGTCTGTCTGCCGACGGGCCTCGGGAAGACGACGGTCTCGCTGCTCGTCACGGCACACCGGCTCGCGGAGTACGGCGGGAAGGCGCTGATGCTCGCGCCGACGAAGCCGCTGGTCGAGCAACACGCCGCGTTCTACCGCGAGGCCCTGGAGATCCCCGACGACGAGATCGTCGTCTTCACCGGCGAGGTCAGTCCGGACGACCGTGCCGCGGTCTGGAACGACGCCCGCGTCGTGATGGCCACGCCGCAGGTCATCGAGAACGACCTCGTCGGCAACCGCATCGACCTCGGGCCCGTGGTCCACTGCACCTTCGACGAGTGCCACCGCGCCACCGGCGACTACGCCTACAACTACATCGCCGAGCGCTACCACTCAGACGCCGACAGGCCGCTCGTGACGGGGATGAGCGCCTCGCCCGGCGGCGACGAGGAGGAGATCCTCATCGTCTGCCGGAACCTCGGCATCGACGACGTGGAGGTGATGACCGAAGCCGACGCCGACGTGGCCGAACACACCTACGAGACCGAGGTCGACTGGACGCATCTGGACCTCCCTGACGAGGTGCTGGAGATACGGGACGCCCTGAACGACGTCATCGCCGAGCGCCTGGAGCAGCTCAAGCAGCTGGGGGTGACGAACTCGACGGACCCCTCGATGTCACAGAAGCAGCTGAACGCCATCCGCGCGAAGCTGCAGGAGCTCATCAACAACGGCCAGTCCGAGGGGTACGAGGGGATGAGCGCACACGCCGAGATCATGAAGCTCCGGCGTGCCGTGGAGCTGGTCGAGACGCAGAGCGTCGAGTCCCTCCGGCGCTACTTCGACCGCCAGCGCAACGCCGCGCGCTCCTCGGGCGCGTCGAAGGCGGCCCAGCGGTTCGTCTCCGAACCGCGCGTGAAGGAGGCCATGCGCAAGGCCGAGGACTTCGACGACCTCCACCCGAAGTTCCGGAAGACGCGGCTCCTGCTCGCCGAGACGCTCGGCATCCAGGACGGCGAGCGCGTCATCGTCTTCACCGAGTCGCGCGACACGGCGGAATCGCTGACCGAGTTCCTGAGCGAGAGCTTCGACGTTCGCCGGTTCGTCGGGCAGGGCGACAAGGAGGGCTCCGACGGGATGACCCAGACCGAGCAGAAGGACACCCTCGCCGCCTTCCGGAACGGCGAGTTCGAGGTGCTGGTCTCGACCAGCGTCGCCGAGGAGGGGCTGGACGTGCCCGACGTGGACCTCGTGCTGTTCTACGAGCCGGTCCCGAAGGGCGTGCGCTCCATCCAGCGCAAGGGCCGGACCGGCCGGGCCCAGGAGGGCCGCGTGGTCGTCCTCATCGCCAACGACACCCGCGACGAGGCGTTCTACTGGATCTCGAAGAACGAGGAGCAGAAGATGGAGGAGGAGCTCCGGAAGCTGAAGGGCGCCGAGGCCGACATCGAGGCCGAACTCGACGACTCCCAGCAGTCCCTGGAGTCGTTCGCGGGCGAGGAGGCCGACAGGGACGGCGAGGAAGAGGACGATGGAGACGACGCGGAAGCGGCGGACGCCGAGTCGTCCGAGCCGGCGCCCGAGCGGACGAACGGGAGCGACAGCCAGCCGGGACTTGCCGACTTCGCAGGCACGGAGGACGGCTCCGACGAAGACGAGGACGCGGCCAGCGACGACCCGGCCCCCGAGGACGAGGCCGAGGGGCTCGTCGCGACCGCGGGCGGTGACCCGGATGCCGAGGACATCGAGATCGTCGCCGACCAGCGCGAACTCGACTCGCACATCGCCCGCGACCTCTCGAAGCGCGACGGCGTGACGACCAGGCTGGAGACCCTGGCGGTGGGCGACTACGTCCTCTCGGACCGGGTCGCGGTCGAGCGCAAGTCTGTCGACGACTTCCTCGACACGCTGCTGGGCAACGACCGCTCGATGTTCGACCAGGTCGGCGACGCCGCCCGGCACTACGCCCGGCCGGTCGTCATCCTGGAGGGCGACGGACTCTACGAGAAGCGCAACGTCCACCCGAACGCCATCCGGGGCGCCCTGTCGTCGCTGGCCGTCGATTTCGGCGCGAGCGTGCTCCAGACCCGCGATACCGACGAGACCGCCGACCTGCTGGAGGTCATCGCCCGGCGCGAGCAGGACCGGGACGACCGCGAGGTCCAGGTCCACGGGGAGAAGTCCTCGAAGACGCTGGCCGAGCAGCAGGAGTACGTCGTCTCGTCGGTCGCCGAGGTCGGACCGGTCACGGCGCGGGCGCTGCTGGACCACTTCGGCAGCGTCGAGGCGGTGATGACCGCCGACGCCGACGCGCTGAAGGAGGTCTCGGGGGTCGGCGACGTGACGGCCACGCGTATCCGGGAGGTCGTCTCCGGCGAGTACGACCCATCGGCGCAGAAGTAG
- a CDS encoding HEAT repeat domain-containing protein: MIFLLKLLRKLIGLLIKLVLLPFRLVMRLVGLRSGGDGGSSSAAGVASAAASASATAAAGAAEAAGSRREASTGTGTETGVTRRVDPATLRNYERFRKALYAYAGLGVLFYVFIWAEFGFGGQLPLVPMAVGSVVPAAVGYATRTRTRLTWGAGMAYAAIFLLVSVVSLGALGTLGPSATRAFRDLMGGGTVMFLGLVSLLQLGALAAALYFGVTGRAVALGGGPVEPSPAEPTATPADSDDGESGTGASEPAATSDTTDSGAAASDASDTAAPTGTAGGEDAGKATAGTTAAGASASTDTDSAGGAAPASGAASATDAPADGPADGAPGADESGAEPDAGSEIDAEADPAPEPTGPSVVDLAERARDTRDPSAIRELGEAVDGEVSEAVVAALEAGAEADDPDVRVAVCDACEAIDADETDAVLRRLRIDTNDRVATAAMQAY; the protein is encoded by the coding sequence GTGATCTTCCTGCTGAAGCTGCTCCGGAAGCTCATCGGACTGCTGATCAAACTGGTGTTGCTGCCGTTCCGCCTCGTGATGCGGCTCGTGGGGCTCCGCTCCGGGGGTGACGGCGGCTCCTCGAGTGCGGCCGGTGTCGCCTCGGCCGCCGCCTCGGCCTCCGCGACGGCAGCCGCGGGGGCCGCCGAGGCCGCCGGGAGCCGGCGTGAGGCGTCGACGGGCACCGGCACGGAAACGGGCGTCACCCGCCGCGTCGACCCCGCGACCCTGAGGAACTACGAGCGGTTCCGCAAGGCGCTGTACGCCTACGCCGGCCTCGGAGTCCTCTTCTACGTCTTCATCTGGGCCGAGTTCGGCTTCGGGGGCCAGTTGCCGCTGGTTCCGATGGCGGTCGGTTCCGTGGTCCCGGCGGCGGTCGGGTACGCGACCCGAACCCGAACGCGCCTGACCTGGGGTGCCGGAATGGCGTACGCCGCCATTTTCCTGCTCGTGTCGGTCGTCAGCCTCGGTGCCCTCGGCACTCTCGGTCCCTCCGCCACCAGGGCGTTCCGCGATCTCATGGGTGGTGGAACGGTCATGTTCCTCGGGCTGGTCAGCCTGCTCCAGCTCGGCGCGCTCGCGGCGGCGCTGTACTTCGGTGTGACCGGTCGTGCCGTCGCACTCGGGGGTGGGCCCGTCGAGCCGTCGCCCGCGGAGCCGACCGCCACTCCGGCCGACTCGGACGACGGCGAATCGGGGACCGGCGCCTCGGAACCGGCGGCGACGAGCGACACGACCGACAGCGGTGCGGCCGCGAGCGACGCGAGTGATACCGCGGCCCCGACGGGAACCGCCGGGGGCGAGGATGCGGGGAAGGCGACCGCCGGCACCACCGCGGCCGGAGCATCGGCTTCGACCGACACCGACTCGGCCGGCGGTGCGGCCCCCGCGAGCGGTGCCGCGAGCGCGACCGACGCCCCCGCGGACGGCCCGGCGGACGGGGCTCCCGGCGCGGACGAGTCCGGCGCGGAGCCGGATGCGGGCTCGGAGATCGACGCCGAGGCCGACCCGGCTCCGGAACCGACAGGTCCGTCGGTCGTCGACCTCGCGGAGCGGGCCCGCGATACGCGCGACCCATCGGCGATCCGGGAGCTCGGCGAGGCGGTAGACGGAGAGGTCTCCGAGGCGGTGGTCGCGGCGCTTGAGGCCGGTGCAGAGGCCGACGACCCGGATGTCCGTGTCGCGGTCTGTGACGCCTGCGAGGCCATCGACGCTGACGAGACGGACGCGGTCCTCCGGCGGCTCCGCATCGACACGAACGACCGCGTCGCCACCGCGGCGATGCAGGCGTACTGA
- a CDS encoding DUF7342 family protein produces MEMDPSDGFDGASRERWAEERTTFQRVYDVVTTLSEPVTATTVAERADCSETGARNALGRLVELGVATRSDGRPATYQRNESYFEWRRVERLAREHSAADLRERLDELVSREEQLRDEYGVPSPDAVAATPTDHDEIHALRDDLTEWRTIQRDLRIVQRALQRAESRTGAPA; encoded by the coding sequence ATGGAGATGGACCCGTCCGACGGGTTCGACGGCGCGAGCCGCGAGCGATGGGCCGAGGAGCGGACGACGTTCCAGCGTGTCTACGACGTGGTGACGACGCTCTCGGAGCCAGTGACGGCGACGACCGTGGCGGAGCGCGCCGACTGCTCGGAGACGGGCGCCAGGAACGCGCTCGGCCGACTCGTCGAGCTCGGCGTGGCGACTCGTTCCGATGGCCGCCCCGCGACGTACCAGCGCAACGAGTCGTACTTCGAGTGGCGGCGGGTCGAGCGACTGGCTCGCGAGCACTCGGCGGCGGATCTCCGGGAGCGACTGGACGAACTCGTGTCCCGGGAGGAGCAACTCCGGGACGAGTACGGGGTCCCGTCGCCGGACGCCGTGGCCGCGACGCCGACCGACCACGACGAGATCCACGCGCTCCGTGACGACCTGACGGAGTGGCGGACGATCCAGCGCGACCTGCGGATCGTCCAGCGTGCCCTCCAGCGCGCCGAGAGCCGCACCGGTGCGCCCGCGTAG
- the pheA gene encoding prephenate dehydratase, giving the protein MRALTLGPAGTYSHRATRAITSDEEIEFAESVTSIVEGVAGGEFARGVIPVENSIEGSVSESLDALADRNVAVVREIVTPIRHALLAQTGEFEVVASHAQALAQCREYLDREYPNARLEAVASTARGVERAREDASVAAVGHPDTAGEGLRVLAEDIQDRTSNATRFVVIAPQSERSDAGGKTSIVVYPGNDYPGLLLELLECFADRDINLSRIESRPSGERLGDYVFHIDFNAGLYEDRAQGALEELEGICGKGWVKVLGSYDTEHAL; this is encoded by the coding sequence ATGAGAGCCCTGACGCTCGGCCCTGCCGGAACGTACTCGCACCGCGCGACGCGGGCCATCACGTCGGACGAGGAGATCGAGTTCGCCGAGTCCGTGACGAGTATCGTCGAGGGGGTCGCCGGCGGGGAGTTCGCGCGCGGCGTCATCCCGGTCGAGAACTCCATCGAGGGCTCGGTCAGCGAGTCGCTCGACGCCCTGGCCGACCGCAACGTCGCCGTCGTCCGGGAGATCGTCACCCCGATCCGGCACGCACTGCTCGCCCAGACCGGCGAGTTCGAGGTCGTCGCCAGCCACGCGCAGGCGCTGGCCCAGTGCCGGGAGTACCTCGACCGCGAGTACCCCAACGCGCGGCTGGAGGCCGTCGCCTCGACCGCTCGCGGCGTCGAGCGCGCCCGCGAGGACGCCTCCGTCGCGGCCGTCGGCCACCCGGACACGGCCGGCGAGGGCCTCCGCGTCCTCGCCGAGGACATCCAGGACCGCACCTCCAACGCGACTCGCTTCGTCGTCATCGCGCCCCAGTCCGAGCGCAGCGACGCCGGCGGCAAGACCAGCATCGTCGTCTACCCCGGCAACGACTACCCGGGTCTCCTGCTGGAGTTGCTGGAGTGCTTCGCGGATCGGGACATCAACCTCTCGCGCATCGAGTCCCGGCCCTCCGGCGAGCGGCTGGGTGACTACGTCTTCCACATCGACTTCAACGCGGGGCTGTACGAGGACCGCGCGCAGGGCGCACTGGAGGAGCTGGAGGGCATCTGCGGGAAAGGCTGGGTGAAGGTGCTGGGGTCGTACGATACCGAACACGCGCTGTAG
- a CDS encoding DUF7474 family protein: MARFAYPCPDCRTTSNLHDADCEHDGTTRAVVERAYVDILSVLSRRPVEREALPDAVPGEWSGLHGDALDRLVAERRVVDGDGPLRLLTAEEYTDLVREPTHEPLKTIYEHGSVPGAHDHSVFALVAYYEMVGLSWPEAREQVVAWLRESGSWARGGWEEGSPEEVVDDKQHVYERGYGWKQAAEEAKAVIDRRG, translated from the coding sequence GTGGCGCGCTTCGCGTATCCGTGTCCGGACTGTCGGACCACGAGCAACCTCCACGACGCCGACTGCGAGCACGACGGCACCACCCGCGCGGTCGTCGAGCGGGCGTACGTGGACATCCTGTCGGTCCTCTCCCGGCGCCCGGTCGAGCGCGAGGCGCTCCCGGACGCGGTCCCGGGCGAGTGGAGCGGCCTCCACGGCGACGCGCTCGACCGGCTGGTCGCCGAGCGGCGCGTCGTCGACGGCGACGGGCCGTTGCGGCTGTTGACCGCCGAGGAGTACACCGACCTCGTCCGGGAGCCGACCCACGAGCCGCTGAAGACCATCTACGAGCACGGGAGCGTCCCCGGCGCCCACGACCACAGCGTCTTCGCGCTCGTCGCCTACTACGAGATGGTCGGGCTCTCCTGGCCCGAGGCCCGCGAGCAGGTCGTGGCCTGGCTCCGCGAGTCCGGCTCCTGGGCCCGCGGCGGCTGGGAGGAGGGCTCGCCGGAGGAGGTCGTCGACGACAAGCAGCACGTCTACGAGCGCGGCTACGGCTGGAAGCAGGCCGCCGAGGAGGCGAAAGCCGTCATCGATCGCCGGGGCTGA
- a CDS encoding rubrerythrin-like domain-containing protein yields MLETDPATDDARLAEYECPRCGHRVEATGSVCCVDCETEMQNLGKPRHW; encoded by the coding sequence ATGCTCGAAACGGACCCGGCGACCGACGACGCGCGTCTCGCGGAGTACGAATGCCCCCGGTGTGGTCACCGCGTCGAGGCGACGGGCTCGGTCTGCTGTGTCGACTGCGAGACCGAGATGCAGAACCTCGGCAAGCCCCGACACTGGTGA
- a CDS encoding excinuclease ABC subunit C codes for MDAAAVRERAADLPTSPGVYQFEDSDGSVLYVGKAVDLRSRVRSYADPRGERIRRMVERAARVDTAVTDTETQALLLEANLIKRHQPRYNVRLKDDKSYPLVQLTDHQFPRIEVTRDPDPDATVYGPYTQMKRVETVVKALRETYGLRGCSDHKFQGRDRPCLDYEMGLCTAPCTGEIDEPGYTADVESVKRFFEGETGVLADPLRDAMETAAADQEFERAANLRDRLEAVEAFHGGGGEAVHAGEREERAVDVLGVAISGGDATVARLHSADGKLVDRERHALAAPEGEDRVAAVLSAFLTQYYAERDLPDALLLSERPDDPDVTAWLEAEGVAVRVPGAGREATLVDLALKNARSRDAGRDGLAALRDALSLDRRPRRIEGFDVSHAGGKAVVGSDVTFVDGEAAKSDYRRKRLTDENDDYANMRRLVAWRAERAVEGRDDRPDPDLLLIDGGEGQLGAAQDALAETGWDVPVVALAKAEELVVTPEGVQRWPDDAAHLHVLQRVRDEAHRFAVAYHQQVRDEVSTPLDDVEGVGPELRKRLLRRFGSVEGLREASREELASVEGVGPSTAERVDRAL; via the coding sequence ATGGACGCGGCCGCGGTCAGGGAGCGGGCCGCCGACCTCCCGACGAGCCCCGGCGTCTACCAGTTCGAGGACAGCGACGGGAGCGTCCTCTACGTGGGGAAGGCCGTCGACCTGCGGAGTCGGGTGCGGTCGTACGCGGACCCGCGGGGCGAGCGCATCCGCCGGATGGTCGAGCGCGCGGCGCGCGTCGACACGGCGGTCACCGACACGGAGACGCAGGCACTCCTGCTGGAGGCGAACCTGATCAAGCGCCACCAGCCCCGCTACAACGTTCGGCTGAAGGACGACAAGTCCTACCCGCTCGTCCAGTTGACTGACCACCAGTTCCCGCGCATCGAGGTGACGCGGGACCCCGACCCGGACGCCACCGTCTACGGTCCGTACACGCAGATGAAACGGGTCGAGACGGTCGTGAAGGCGCTCCGGGAGACGTACGGGCTGCGGGGCTGCTCGGACCACAAGTTCCAGGGCCGGGACCGGCCCTGCCTCGATTACGAGATGGGCCTCTGCACGGCGCCCTGCACCGGCGAGATCGACGAGCCGGGCTACACCGCCGACGTCGAGTCCGTGAAGCGGTTCTTCGAGGGCGAGACGGGCGTCCTCGCCGATCCGCTCCGGGACGCGATGGAGACCGCCGCCGCCGACCAGGAGTTCGAGCGCGCGGCCAACCTCCGGGACCGACTGGAGGCGGTCGAGGCGTTCCACGGCGGCGGGGGCGAGGCCGTCCACGCCGGGGAGCGCGAGGAGCGCGCCGTCGACGTCCTGGGTGTGGCCATCTCCGGCGGGGACGCGACGGTCGCGCGCCTCCACAGCGCCGACGGCAAGCTGGTCGACCGCGAGCGCCACGCCCTCGCTGCGCCGGAGGGCGAGGACCGCGTCGCGGCGGTCCTCTCGGCGTTCCTCACGCAGTACTACGCCGAGCGCGACCTGCCGGACGCGCTGCTCCTCTCGGAGCGCCCCGACGACCCGGACGTGACGGCGTGGCTCGAAGCCGAAGGCGTCGCCGTCCGCGTCCCCGGCGCGGGTCGGGAGGCCACGCTCGTCGACCTCGCGCTGAAGAACGCCCGCTCGCGCGACGCTGGGCGCGACGGACTCGCCGCGCTCCGCGACGCGCTCTCGCTCGACCGGCGCCCCCGCCGCATCGAGGGGTTCGACGTGAGCCACGCGGGGGGGAAGGCCGTCGTCGGGTCGGACGTGACGTTCGTGGACGGCGAGGCCGCCAAGAGCGACTACCGTCGCAAACGCCTCACCGACGAGAACGACGACTACGCCAACATGCGCCGGCTCGTGGCCTGGCGCGCCGAGCGCGCGGTCGAGGGGCGCGACGACCGGCCCGACCCCGACCTGTTGCTCATCGACGGGGGCGAGGGGCAACTCGGCGCCGCGCAGGACGCGCTCGCCGAGACCGGGTGGGACGTACCCGTCGTCGCGCTCGCGAAGGCCGAGGAACTGGTCGTCACGCCCGAGGGCGTCCAGCGCTGGCCCGACGACGCCGCCCACCTCCATGTCCTCCAGCGGGTCCGCGACGAGGCCCACCGGTTCGCCGTGGCCTACCACCAGCAGGTCCGTGACGAGGTGTCGACGCCGCTGGACGACGTGGAGGGGGTCGGTCCGGAACTCCGCAAGCGGCTGCTCCGCCGGTTCGGCAGCGTCGAGGGGCTCCGTGAGGCCTCCCGCGAGGAACTGGCGTCCGTGGAGGGGGTCGGCCCCTCGACGGCCGAGCGGGTCGACCGGGCGCTCTGA
- a CDS encoding Sjogren's syndrome/scleroderma autoantigen 1 family protein, producing MSDFDREAERRKLEEKYGQEEDDRERTQQLSELLLKGATMTDIHCPECGDPIFRHEGRQFCPSCQREVATDESQQATAGQAAAQDPLADEGTEDTVPATDGHSVEVETPEGSDDARPEATDAGTEEPASPSESDQSETGTRPPTEQAPEQPSTTQQPQSGQRGSGTPARMPSSGGQAGTSGNASGLMPARQHLTRTVNRLAEQAAAEEDPGRKREFLAATREAAEALEAVRNAE from the coding sequence ATGAGCGACTTCGACCGCGAGGCCGAGCGGCGGAAACTGGAGGAGAAGTACGGCCAGGAGGAGGACGACCGCGAGCGCACCCAGCAGTTGAGCGAACTCCTGCTGAAGGGCGCGACGATGACCGACATCCACTGTCCGGAGTGTGGCGACCCAATCTTCCGCCACGAGGGCCGGCAGTTCTGTCCCTCCTGCCAGCGCGAGGTCGCGACCGACGAGAGCCAGCAGGCGACCGCCGGGCAGGCCGCCGCGCAGGACCCGCTGGCCGACGAAGGGACCGAGGACACCGTCCCGGCCACCGACGGCCACTCCGTCGAGGTGGAGACGCCCGAGGGGAGTGACGACGCGCGTCCGGAAGCGACCGACGCCGGCACGGAGGAACCGGCGTCCCCATCCGAGAGCGACCAGTCCGAAACGGGGACCCGGCCGCCCACGGAGCAGGCCCCGGAACAGCCCTCGACGACCCAGCAGCCCCAGTCCGGCCAGCGGGGCTCCGGGACCCCAGCACGGATGCCCTCGTCGGGCGGACAGGCTGGCACGTCCGGCAACGCCTCGGGGCTGATGCCCGCCCGCCAGCATCTCACCCGCACCGTGAACCGCCTGGCCGAGCAGGCCGCCGCCGAGGAGGACCCCGGCCGCAAGCGGGAGTTCCTCGCCGCGACGCGCGAGGCCGCCGAGGCGCTCGAAGCCGTGCGGAACGCGGAGTAG
- a CDS encoding SPFH domain-containing protein, with protein MSRSGSSSSTTSASSSGSGGIFYELGKMTADRDDGNEMPDPGDGAATLDEGPGAGRLVFFVVLAAVILGLAIGQLNLTPGLVIGLVALWIVIAGISSSVQIVQAYEKRALTVFGAFERLLDPGIHFVWPFITDTYQFDMRTEALDVPSQEAITRDNSPVRADAVVYIRVMNAERAFLEVDDYRNATLNLAQTTLRAVIGDMELDETLSQRERINERIQEELAGPTDEWGVRVEAVEVREVKPSKVVQDAMEQQTSAERRRRAMILEAQGERRSSVERAEGEKQANIIRAEGSKQSQVLTAQGDAVATVLRARAADSMGERAIIDRGMEALQTVGEGESTTFVLPQELTSLVGRYGKHLSGSDAGVIDVGSSLEGREFDAEERELLGLDEIEELAAGLPGDGGSSGAGGNGHATNIDTDTDG; from the coding sequence ATGTCCCGCTCGGGGTCCTCGTCCTCCACCACGTCCGCCTCCAGCTCGGGCTCGGGCGGCATCTTCTACGAACTCGGGAAGATGACCGCCGACCGTGACGACGGCAACGAGATGCCCGACCCGGGCGACGGCGCGGCGACCCTCGACGAGGGCCCCGGTGCCGGCCGGCTCGTCTTCTTCGTCGTGCTCGCGGCCGTCATCCTGGGACTGGCCATCGGCCAGCTCAACCTCACGCCGGGGCTCGTCATCGGGCTCGTCGCGCTCTGGATCGTCATCGCCGGCATCTCCTCGTCGGTCCAGATCGTCCAGGCCTACGAGAAGCGCGCCCTGACGGTGTTCGGCGCGTTCGAGCGCCTGCTCGACCCCGGCATCCACTTCGTCTGGCCGTTCATCACCGACACGTACCAGTTCGATATGCGGACCGAGGCACTGGACGTACCCAGCCAGGAGGCTATCACCCGCGACAACTCCCCCGTCCGCGCCGACGCCGTCGTCTACATCCGCGTGATGAACGCCGAGCGTGCGTTCCTCGAGGTCGACGACTACCGGAACGCCACGCTGAACCTCGCCCAGACCACGCTCCGGGCGGTCATCGGCGACATGGAGCTGGACGAGACGCTGAGCCAGCGCGAGCGCATCAACGAGCGCATCCAGGAGGAACTCGCCGGCCCGACCGACGAGTGGGGGGTCCGCGTCGAGGCGGTCGAGGTCCGCGAGGTCAAGCCCTCGAAGGTCGTCCAGGACGCGATGGAGCAGCAGACCTCCGCCGAGCGCCGCCGCCGCGCCATGATTCTCGAGGCGCAGGGTGAACGGCGCTCCTCGGTCGAGCGCGCGGAGGGCGAGAAGCAGGCCAACATCATCCGCGCCGAGGGGTCGAAGCAGTCCCAGGTCCTCACGGCACAGGGTGACGCCGTCGCCACCGTCCTCCGGGCCCGGGCCGCGGACTCGATGGGCGAGCGCGCCATCATCGACCGGGGGATGGAGGCGCTCCAGACCGTCGGCGAGGGCGAGTCGACGACGTTCGTCCTGCCGCAGGAGCTGACCTCGCTCGTCGGGCGCTACGGCAAGCACCTCTCCGGGAGCGACGCGGGCGTCATCGACGTCGGCTCCTCGCTGGAGGGCCGTGAGTTCGACGCCGAGGAGCGCGAACTGCTCGGCCTCGACGAGATCGAGGAGCTGGCGGCCGGGCTGCCCGGTGATGGTGGGAGCAGTGGCGCGGGTGGAAACGGCCATGCGACGAATATCGATACCGATACTGACGGCTGA
- a CDS encoding IS6 family transposase, with amino-acid sequence MLADLLENDYNGDLDEYWERERTATPVRAFAVRLHATGCSLRETEAILASLGVERSHQAIFQWVHRLTDSSPDPPTASPSRVAVDETAVRINGDLCWVYAAIDLDTKLILDAQIFKRHGTDPAAAFLHRLRENHDCANTTFLTDSFGYRTALNRLGLSGRVDYTDRNLIEKWFHTLKQRIDRFHHSWVGSRRSVRRWISHYVQYYNEQRPHQSLDGRTPAEEVLN; translated from the coding sequence ATGCTCGCAGACCTGCTCGAGAACGATTACAACGGCGACTTAGATGAATATTGGGAGCGTGAGCGGACGGCGACGCCCGTCAGGGCGTTCGCCGTCCGGCTTCACGCGACCGGTTGTTCACTCAGAGAAACAGAAGCGATTCTTGCGTCTCTCGGCGTGGAGCGTTCGCATCAGGCGATCTTTCAGTGGGTACATCGGCTGACTGACAGCAGTCCAGACCCGCCGACGGCTTCGCCGTCGCGGGTCGCGGTTGACGAGACTGCTGTCCGGATCAATGGCGACCTGTGTTGGGTGTACGCTGCAATCGACCTTGATACAAAGCTGATTCTGGATGCCCAGATTTTCAAGCGTCACGGCACCGATCCAGCGGCTGCGTTCCTCCACCGACTCCGTGAAAATCACGACTGCGCGAATACCACGTTTTTGACTGACTCGTTCGGCTATCGGACTGCCCTCAATCGATTAGGGCTGAGCGGTCGGGTGGACTACACCGACCGAAACCTCATCGAAAAGTGGTTTCACACCCTCAAGCAGCGCATCGACCGCTTCCATCACTCGTGGGTCGGCAGTCGGCGGAGCGTCCGCCGTTGGATTTCTCACTACGTGCAATACTACAACGAACAACGACCGCACCAATCGCTCGACGGACGAACGCCAGCTGAGGAGGTGCTAAACTAG